Proteins from one Sphingopyxis terrae subsp. terrae NBRC 15098 genomic window:
- a CDS encoding DsbA family oxidoreductase, giving the protein MTVTRTELPRLSVDIVSDVMCPWCIIGWLKFQKVMAHFEGRLAFRVQWHPFELNPHMPPEGEDAVEHVIRKYGITQEQSRANSGRLAAIAADLGFAFNRGPGFRMRNSFDAHRLLTWAGALEEPDQAAATGVQTALKLALFRAHFTDNRDVGDPAVLIDVAASVGLDAARAAAILDGDDYAEMVRMEEAYWADNNVTGVPAFILGGRMLIPGAQDSEAFIRVIENKVLASAA; this is encoded by the coding sequence ATGACCGTGACCCGAACAGAATTGCCGCGCCTCAGCGTTGATATCGTGTCCGACGTGATGTGCCCCTGGTGCATTATCGGCTGGCTGAAGTTTCAGAAGGTCATGGCGCATTTTGAGGGACGGTTGGCCTTCCGTGTCCAATGGCACCCTTTCGAACTCAATCCGCACATGCCCCCCGAGGGCGAAGACGCGGTCGAACACGTCATCCGGAAATACGGGATTACCCAAGAACAGAGCCGGGCCAATAGCGGGCGACTGGCGGCGATTGCGGCCGACCTCGGCTTTGCATTCAATCGGGGGCCGGGTTTTCGGATGCGCAACAGCTTCGATGCGCATCGTTTGCTCACCTGGGCCGGAGCGTTGGAAGAGCCCGATCAGGCGGCAGCGACCGGCGTTCAGACCGCGCTGAAACTCGCGCTGTTCCGCGCCCATTTCACCGACAATCGCGACGTCGGCGATCCCGCCGTCCTGATCGATGTCGCGGCCTCGGTCGGACTCGACGCGGCTCGCGCCGCCGCGATTCTGGACGGCGACGACTATGCCGAGATGGTGCGGATGGAAGAGGCTTATTGGGCAGACAATAATGTCACCGGCGTTCCGGCCTTCATCCTTGGCGGCCGCATGCTGATCCCTGGTGCACAGGATTCCGAAGCCTTCATTCGGGTCATCGAAAACAAGGTTCTGGCGAGCGCCGCCTGA
- the mnmA gene encoding tRNA 2-thiouridine(34) synthase MnmA — MATVISPAGLAQADFQLAGPLKDRRIVVAMSGGVDSSVVAALAARSGAEVIGVTLQLYDHGAKAKRVGACCAGQDIRDARAVADRLGFAHYVHDHESRFRDTVIDQFADEYLAGRTPIPCVRCNMGVKFTDLFQLARDLGADCLATGHYVRRIMGSAGAELHRAVDPARDQSYFLFATTQEQLDFLRFPLGGLEKSVVREIARDLGLGVAGKPDSQDICFVPDGDYTTLVRKLRPEAEDRGEIVHIDGTVLGAHKGLIHYTVGQRRGIDIGGQTEPLYVIRLDAATKRVIVGPRRALAVAGARIGEANWLAEVDRRPVLAKVRSMAKPVPAQMNGDRLVFAAPEYGVAPGQAAVLYDAAEPTRVLGGGWIEESFAAEPTE; from the coding sequence ATGGCAACCGTAATTTCACCCGCGGGCCTCGCCCAGGCCGACTTCCAGCTCGCCGGTCCGTTAAAGGATCGGCGAATCGTGGTCGCGATGTCGGGCGGAGTCGATTCGAGCGTCGTCGCCGCGCTTGCCGCGCGGTCGGGCGCCGAGGTGATCGGCGTGACGCTGCAACTTTACGACCATGGCGCCAAGGCCAAGCGCGTCGGGGCTTGCTGCGCGGGGCAGGATATTCGTGACGCCCGCGCGGTCGCCGACCGGCTTGGCTTCGCCCATTATGTCCACGACCATGAAAGCCGCTTCCGCGATACGGTGATCGATCAGTTCGCCGACGAATATCTCGCGGGCCGGACTCCGATCCCGTGCGTCCGTTGCAACATGGGTGTGAAATTCACCGATCTTTTCCAGCTCGCGCGAGATCTGGGTGCCGATTGCCTTGCGACCGGCCATTATGTCCGCCGCATCATGGGGTCGGCCGGTGCCGAGCTGCACCGGGCGGTCGATCCCGCCCGCGACCAAAGCTATTTCCTCTTCGCCACCACGCAGGAGCAGCTCGACTTTCTGCGTTTCCCGCTCGGCGGGCTCGAAAAGAGCGTGGTGCGCGAAATCGCCCGAGATCTTGGCCTTGGCGTCGCGGGCAAACCCGACAGCCAGGATATCTGTTTCGTCCCCGACGGCGACTATACGACGCTGGTGCGCAAGCTGCGTCCGGAGGCGGAAGATCGCGGCGAGATCGTGCATATCGACGGCACGGTGCTGGGCGCTCACAAGGGGCTTATCCATTATACGGTCGGCCAACGCCGCGGCATCGACATCGGCGGGCAGACCGAACCGCTTTATGTCATACGCCTCGATGCGGCGACAAAGCGCGTCATCGTGGGGCCGCGCCGCGCGCTGGCCGTCGCAGGCGCGCGGATCGGCGAAGCGAACTGGCTTGCCGAGGTCGATCGTCGCCCGGTTCTGGCAAAGGTGCGCAGCATGGCGAAGCCCGTGCCGGCGCAGATGAACGGCGACCGGCTGGTCTTCGCCGCGCCCGAATATGGCGTTGCGCCCGGCCAGGCGGCGGTGCTCTATGATGCAGCCGAACCCACGCGCGTACTCGGCGGCGGCTGGATAGAGGAAAGCTTCGCGGCCGAGCCGACGGAATAG